One Gadus morhua chromosome 13, gadMor3.0, whole genome shotgun sequence genomic window carries:
- the LOC115557538 gene encoding uncharacterized protein LOC115557538 encodes MALRSVSFLGLIWISSLIGGVFSLPVKGFGSNNPSPAWSDFSSPGSAYHVGQDFLGYIFGRVLKEYYRQEPPAWSPQNSDAKADGGVHSNYDWDMDIGDSGEDGGMHPGSYDYHHVHEGHAELVPAMEELFSTMEELFSAMEKVVSVMEEICHGGGSGGGEPGGGEPGGGEPGGGEPGGGEPGGGEPGGGEPGGGGTSYSKHPNFSSWLKLGIRIGKLLICYYRGGP; translated from the exons ATGGCTTTACGAAGTGTGAGCTTTTTAGG GTTAATATGGATCTCAAGTCTGATTGGAGGTGTCTTTTCACTACCAGTAAAGG gtTTTGGCTCAAATAATCCTTCCCCAGCATGGAGTGACTTCAGCAGTCCTGGTTCTGCTTATCATGTTGGTCAAGACTTCTTGGGGTACATTTTTGGCAGAGTACTAAAAGAGTACTACAGACAAGAGCCTCCAGCTTGGTCCCCGCAGAACAGTGACGCTAAGGCTGATGGAGGGGTCCACTCAAACTACGACTGGGATATGGATATTGGAGACTCTGGCGAGGACGGTGGTATGCACCCTGGTAGTTATGATTACCACCATGTTCATGAAGGCCACGCTGAGCTAGTCCCCGCCATGGAGGAGTTATTCTCCACCATGGAGGAGTTATTCTCCGCCATGGAGAAGGTAGTCTCCGTCATGGAGGAGATCTGCCATGGAGGAGGATCCGGCGGTGGAGAACCCGGCGGTGGAGAACCCGGCGGTGGAGAACCCGGCGGTGGCGAACCCGGCGGTGGCGAACCCGGCGGTGGCGAACCCGGCGGTGGCGAACCCGGCGGAGGAGGGACTAGTTACAGCAAACATCCTAACTTCTCATCCTGGCTTAAGCTAGGGATTCGGATAGGGAAACTCCTAATTTGCTATTACAGAGGCGGTCCCTAA
- the LOC115557539 gene encoding uncharacterized protein LOC115557539, with protein sequence MQYSFVVEQHLKQSTMAGHSVSALGLIWISCLIGGVFSLPVNAWSDFSTPGSAYPVGQDASVYTYGRAPKEYFRQEPSAWSKQNSDAKADGGVYSNEGSDMDAGESVWAKNGGMDSGSDGYYPVPEGYSEELVPSMEEETPEEEPVLSDVSDLDPVYHFSSRSRYQQGRQAFFLTRYNPGEPTVGSADMADSKSNGMVKDGQLLQKSLGRVATDQLQCLLL encoded by the exons ATGCAATACTCTTTTGTGGTGGAGCAGCACCTTAAACAGAGCACCATGGCAGGACATAGTGTGAGCGCTTTGGG GTTAATATGGATCTCATGTCTGATTGGAGGGGTCTTTTCACTACCAGTAAATG CATGGAGTGACTTCAGCACTCCTGGTTCTGCTTATCCTGTTGGTCAAGACGCCTCAGTCTATACTTATGGCAGAGCACCAAAAGAGTACTTCAGACAAGAGCCTTCAGCTTGGTCCAAGCAGAACAGTGACGCTAAGGCTGATGGAGGGGTCTACTCAAATGAAGGCTCGGATATGGATGCTGGAGAATCAGTCTGGGCCAAGAACGGTGGTATGGACTCTGGTAGTGACGGTTACTACCCTGTTCCTGAAGGCTATTCTGAGGAGCTAGTCCCCtccatggaggaggagaccccggaggaggagcctgTGTTGAGCGACGTCTCTGACCTGGATCCGGTCTACCACTTCAGTTCCAGGTCCCGCTACCAGCAAGGCAGACAGGCCTTCTTCCTAACCAGATACAACCCCGGAGAGCCTACGGTCGGCTCTGCTGACATGGCAGACTCCAAAAGTAATGGAATGGTAAAGGATGGCCAGTTGTTACAGAAGAGCCTGGGAAGGGTGGCTACTGATCAACTGCAATGTCTTCTTTTATAA
- the LOC115557544 gene encoding uncharacterized protein LOC115557544: MIGHSVSSLGLIWISCLIGGVFSLPVNAWSDFSTPGSAYPVGQDASVYTYGRAPKEYYKQEPSAWSKQNSDAKADGGFYSNEGSDMDAGDSVWAKNGGMDSGSDGYYPVPEGYSEELVRSMEEETPEEEEPVLSDVSDLDPVYHFSSRSRYQQGRQAFFLTRYNPGEPTVGSADMADSKSNGMGNGKGWPVVTEEPGKGGY; encoded by the exons ATGATTGGACATAGTGTGAGCTCTTTGGG GTTAATATGGATTTCATGTCTGATTGGAGGGGTCTTTTCACTACCAGTAAATG CATGGAGTGACTTCAGCACTCCTGGTTCTGCTTATCCTGTTGGTCAAGACGCCTCAGTGTATACTTATGGCAGAGCACCAAAAGAGTACTACAAACAAGAGCCTTCAGCTTGGTCCAAGCAGAACAGTGATGCTAAGGCTGATGGCGGGTTCTACTCAAATGAAGGCTCCGATATGGATGCTGGAGACTCTGTCTGGGCCAAGAACGGTGGTATGGACTCTGGTAGTGACGGTTACTACCCTGTTCCTGAAGGCTATTCTGAGGAGCTAGTCCGCTCAATGGAGGAGGAgaccccagaggaggaggagcctgtgtTGAGCGACGTCTCTGACCTGGATCCGGTCTACCACTTCAGTTCCAGGTCCCGCTACCAGCAAGGCAGACAGGCCTTCTTCCTAACCAGATACAACCCCGGAGAGCCTACGGTTGGCTCTGCTGACATGGCAGACTCCAAAAGTAATGGAATGGGAAATGGTAAAGGATGGCCAGTTGTTACAGAAGAGCCTGGGAAGGGTGGCTACTGA
- the LOC115557543 gene encoding uncharacterized protein LOC115557543 isoform X2 — MAGHTVSSFGFLCISCLIGGVISLPLKAWSDYSSPGSAYPKAGDGGMVFPYGRAMQEYYGPEPSAWSKQNSDAKADGGVYSNEGSDMDAGDSVWAKNGGMDSGSDGYYPVPEGYSKELVPSMEEETTEEEEEPVLSDVSDLDPVYHFSSRSRYQQGRQAFFLTRYNPGEPTVNLDTVSDPVFITSR, encoded by the exons ATGGCTGGACATACTGTGAGCTCTTTCGG GTTTTTATGCATCTCATGTCTGATTGGAGGGGTCATTTCACTACCACTGAAAG CATGGAGTGACTACAGCAGTCCTGGCTCTGCTTATCCAAAAGCAGGTGATGGAGGCATGGTGTTTCCTTATGGCAGAGCAATGCAAGAGTACTACGGACCAGAGCCTTCAGCTTGGTCCAAGCAGAACAGTGACGCTAAGGCTGATGGAGGGGTCTACTCAAATGAAGGCTCGGATATGGATGCTGGAGACTCTGTCTGGGCCAAGAACGGCGGTATGGACTCTGGTAGTGACGGTTACTACCCTGTTCCTGAAGGCTACTCTAAGGAGCTAGTCCCCtccatggaggaggagaccacggaagaggaggaggagcccgtGTTGAGCGACGTCTCTGACCTGGATCCGGTCTACCACTTCAGTTCCAGGTCCCGCTACCAGCAAGGCAGACAGGCCTTCTTCCTAACCAGATACAACCCCGGAGAGCCTACG GTCAACCTGGATACTGTGTCTGATCCGGTGTTCATTACCAGTAGATAA
- the LOC115557543 gene encoding uncharacterized protein LOC115557543 isoform X1, translating into MAGHTVSSFGFLCISCLIGGVISLPLKAWSDYSSPGSAYPKAGDGGMVFPYGRAMQEYYGPEPSAWSKQNSDAKADGGVYSNEGSDMDAGDSVWAKNGGMDSGSDGYYPVPEGYSKELVPSMEEETTEEEEEPVLSDVSDLDPVYHFSSRSRYQQGRQAFFLTRYNPGEPTVGSADMADPNSNGMGNGKGWPVVAEEPGKGGY; encoded by the exons ATGGCTGGACATACTGTGAGCTCTTTCGG GTTTTTATGCATCTCATGTCTGATTGGAGGGGTCATTTCACTACCACTGAAAG CATGGAGTGACTACAGCAGTCCTGGCTCTGCTTATCCAAAAGCAGGTGATGGAGGCATGGTGTTTCCTTATGGCAGAGCAATGCAAGAGTACTACGGACCAGAGCCTTCAGCTTGGTCCAAGCAGAACAGTGACGCTAAGGCTGATGGAGGGGTCTACTCAAATGAAGGCTCGGATATGGATGCTGGAGACTCTGTCTGGGCCAAGAACGGCGGTATGGACTCTGGTAGTGACGGTTACTACCCTGTTCCTGAAGGCTACTCTAAGGAGCTAGTCCCCtccatggaggaggagaccacggaagaggaggaggagcccgtGTTGAGCGACGTCTCTGACCTGGATCCGGTCTACCACTTCAGTTCCAGGTCCCGCTACCAGCAAGGCAGACAGGCCTTCTTCCTAACCAGATACAACCCCGGAGAGCCTACGGTAGGCTCTGCTGACATGGCAGACCCCAACAGTAATGGAATGGGAAATGGTAAAGGATGGCCAGTTGTTGCAGAAGAGCCTGGGAAGGGTGGCTACTGA
- the LOC115557543 gene encoding uncharacterized protein LOC115557543 isoform X3, translating to MAGHTVSSFGFLCISCLIGGVISLPLKAWSDYSSPGSAYPKAGDGGMVFPYGRAMQEYYGPEPSAWSKQNSDAKADGGVYSNEGSDMDAGDSVWAKNGGMDSGSDGYYPVPEGYSKELVPSMEEETTEEEEEPVLSDVSDLDPVYHFSSRSRYQQGRQAFFLTRYNPGEPTVLAQKYLHLH from the exons ATGGCTGGACATACTGTGAGCTCTTTCGG GTTTTTATGCATCTCATGTCTGATTGGAGGGGTCATTTCACTACCACTGAAAG CATGGAGTGACTACAGCAGTCCTGGCTCTGCTTATCCAAAAGCAGGTGATGGAGGCATGGTGTTTCCTTATGGCAGAGCAATGCAAGAGTACTACGGACCAGAGCCTTCAGCTTGGTCCAAGCAGAACAGTGACGCTAAGGCTGATGGAGGGGTCTACTCAAATGAAGGCTCGGATATGGATGCTGGAGACTCTGTCTGGGCCAAGAACGGCGGTATGGACTCTGGTAGTGACGGTTACTACCCTGTTCCTGAAGGCTACTCTAAGGAGCTAGTCCCCtccatggaggaggagaccacggaagaggaggaggagcccgtGTTGAGCGACGTCTCTGACCTGGATCCGGTCTACCACTTCAGTTCCAGGTCCCGCTACCAGCAAGGCAGACAGGCCTTCTTCCTAACCAGATACAACCCCGGAGAGCCTACG GTTTTGGCTCAAAAATACCTTCACCTGCATTGA
- the LOC115557542 gene encoding uncharacterized protein LOC115557542, whose product MAGHTVSSFGFLCISCLIGGVISLPLKEFSSNDPFPAWSDFSSPGSAYPKAGDGGMVFPYGRAMQEYYGQEPSAWSKQNSDAKADGGVYSNEGSDMDAGDSVWAKNGGMDSGSDGYYPVPEGYSKELVPSMEEETPEEEEEPVLSDVSDLDPVYHFSSRSRYQQGRQAFFLTRYNPGEPTVGSADMADPNSNGMGNGKGWPVVAEEPGKGGY is encoded by the exons ATGGCTGGACATACTGTGAGCTCTTTTGG GTTTTTATGCATCTCCTGTCTGATTGGAGGTGTCATTTCACTACCACTAAAAG AGTTTAGCTCAAACGATCCTTTCCCAGCATGGAGTGACTTCAGCAGTCCTGGCTCTGCTTATCCCAAAGCTGGTGACGGAGGCATGGTGTTTCCTTATGGCAGAGCAATGCAAGAGTACTACGGACAAGAGCCTTCAGCTTGGTCCAAGCAGAACAGTGACGCTAAGGCTGATGGAGGGGTCTACTCAAATGAAGGCTCGGATATGGATGCTGGAGACTCTGTCTGGGCCAAGAACGGTGGTATGGACTCTGGTAGTGACGGTTACTACCCTGTTCCTGAAGGCTACTCTAAGGAGCTAGTCCCCtccatggaggaggagaccccggaagaggaggaggagcccgtGTTGAGCGACGTCTCTGACCTGGATCCGGTCTACCACTTCAGTTCCAGGTCCCGCTACCAGCAAGGCAGACAGGCCTTCTTCCTAACCAGATACAACCCCGGAGAGCCTACGGTAGGCTCTGCTGACATGGCAGACCCCAACAGTAATGGAATGGGAAATGGTAAAGGATGGCCAGTTGTTGCAGAAGAGCCTGGGAAGGGTGGCTACTGA
- the LOC115557540 gene encoding uncharacterized protein LOC115557540 — protein MAGHAVSSFGFLCISCLIGGVISLPLKEFGSNDPFPALSDYSSPGSAYPKAGDGGMVFSYGRAMQEYYGQEPSAWSKRNSDAKADGAVYSNEGSDMDAGDSVWAKNGGMDFGSDGYYPVPEGYSEELVPAMEEETPEEEEEPVLSDVSDLDPVYHFSSRSRYQQGRQAFFLTRYNPGEPTVGSADMADPNSNGMGNGKGWPVVTEQPGKGGY, from the exons ATGGCTGGACATGCTGTGAGCTCTTTCGG GTTTTTATGCATCTCATGTCTGATTGGAGGGGTAATTTCACTACCACTGAAAG AGTTTGGCTCAAACGATCCTTTCCCAGCATTGAGTGACTACAGCAGTCCTGGCTCTGCTTATCCCAAAGCTGGTGATGGAGGCATGGTGTTTTCTTATGGCAGAGCAATGCAAGAGTACTACGGACAAGAGCCTTCAGCTTGGTCCAAACGGAACAGTGACGCTAAGGCTGATGGAGCGGTCTACTCAAATGAAGGCTCGGATATGGATGCTGGAGACTCTGTCTGGGCCAAGAACGGTGGTATGGACTTTGGTAGTGATGGTTACTACCCTGTTCCTGAAGGCTACTCTGAGGAGCTAGTCCCCgccatggaggaggagaccccggaagaggaggaggagcccgtGTTGAGCGACGTCTCTGACCTGGATCCGGTCTACCACTTCAGTTCCAGGTCCCGCTACCAGCAAGGCAGACAGGCCTTCTTCCTAACCAGATACAACCCCGGAGAGCCTACGGTCGGCTCTGCTGACATGGCAGACCCCAACAGTAATGGAATGGGAAATGGTAAAGGATGGCCCGTTGTTACAGAACAGCCTGGGAAGGGTGGCTACTGA